CCATCCTGTTCGCGCAGGAGATCGTGCTGCTGGGCCAGGCCGAGCTGTCGCACCTGACGCTCGTCGTGGTCGCGGCCGCGACCGCGGTGGCCGCGACGCGGCAGCTCTTCGGCGCCGAGCCGGTCCTCAACGGCACGACGTTCACGTTCGTCAGCTACTGGGAGTGCTTCACGTACGCGGCGATGGGCGTCGGCATGGGGCTCCTCGCGGTCGCGTACATCCGCTCCTTCCACTTCGTCGCCGGCTGGATGCGGCGCCTGCCGGCGGCGCGCTGGGCGGTGCTGCTCGGCGGGCTCCTCGTCGTCGGGCTGATCGACGTCGCCGTGCCGCAGAACCTGGCCGACGGCTATCCGGTCATCAACGAGGCGCTCGCCAGCCAGATCCACTGGGAGTGGGCGCTCGTGCTGATGGCGGCGAAGTTCGTCGGCAGCATCGTGTCGCTCGGCTGCGGCGCGCCCGGCGGCGTGTTCGGGCCCATCTTCTTCATCGGTGCGATGGCGGGGTGCGCGTTCCGCGCGGTCTCGGCACTCGTCCTGCCGACCCTCACCGGGCCGCACGGCTCGTACGCCATGGTCGGCCTCGGCGCGTTCCTCGCGGCGACGACGCACGCGCCGCTCACGGCGATGTTCCTGCTCCTCGAGATGACGCAGAACTACGCCGTGACGGTGCCGGCGCTGCTCGCCGTCGGCGCGGCGCTCGTGGTCTCGCAGCGGCTCGAGCCCGAGTCGATCGACACCTACGGCCTGCACGCCGAGGGCAAGGAGCTGCACGGTGCGACGCTGCCGCAGCTGATGGACCACGTGCCGCTCGGCAGCGGCTATCGTCCCGACGTGCCGCGCGTCGAGGAACGCATGCCGCTGCGCGACATCCTGCGGCTGGTGAGCGAGGGTGCCGGGACCACGCTGCCGGTGGTGGACGCGCAGGGCGAGCTGACCGGCGTCCTCTCGTTCGGGGCGCTGCGCGAGGTGCTGCTCGAGGACAGCCTCGACTCGGTGATCGTCGCCGCCGACCTCGCGAACCCGCACGCGCCGGTGCTGACGCCGGCGTCGAGCCTCGGCGACGCCTTCCGCGAGCTCGAGAGCGCCCGCCTCGACGCGCTGCCGGTCGTCGACCCCGCGCACCCGAAGCGGGTGCTCGGCATGCTGTCGCGCGGCGACCTCATCGCGGCCTACAACCACGCCGTCAGCACGCTCGGCACGCTGCCGCTCGACGCCTGGATCGGCAGCAACGAGTCGCACTGGGCGGGCGGCTATCGCGTCGCCCGCATCGACGTGCCGGCGAGCTGGGTGGGCCGCTCCCTGCGCGACATCGACTGTCGCGGCCGCTACGGCGTCACCGTGCTCGCCGTGCGCACCCCCGTCGGCCACGAGCTGCCCGACCCGGCGCGTCCGCTCGAGGCGGGCGACGAGCTGACCGTCGCCGGCACGGCCGAGAACGTGCGCGCCGTGCGCGCGGTCGGGTAGCGGCTCCCGGCGGTTTCTGCCGGGGACGGGCAATTCCGGCCGGGGCGGCCGCCCCCGCGGTCCCGCCGGCGCGGGCCGGCGTGCCGGCACGCGTCGTGCAGCCGCCGGTCCGCGTGCGCTGGGGTGGTGC
The sequence above is a segment of the bacterium genome. Coding sequences within it:
- a CDS encoding chloride channel protein, translating into MNLSGARPLVLLAVVIGVLGAAGNVVFRLAIEGFGLLFGAVAAPFGHLGIPLALLAGGVVLLVLDRFFPGEVLGYGFPRFLEMLHLQGARVKRRWIVLKTLGTGISLGAGAAVGREGPIAQIGGSIGGLVAWAARLSVDDRKVLIACGAAAGIAATFNAPLAAILFAQEIVLLGQAELSHLTLVVVAAATAVAATRQLFGAEPVLNGTTFTFVSYWECFTYAAMGVGMGLLAVAYIRSFHFVAGWMRRLPAARWAVLLGGLLVVGLIDVAVPQNLADGYPVINEALASQIHWEWALVLMAAKFVGSIVSLGCGAPGGVFGPIFFIGAMAGCAFRAVSALVLPTLTGPHGSYAMVGLGAFLAATTHAPLTAMFLLLEMTQNYAVTVPALLAVGAALVVSQRLEPESIDTYGLHAEGKELHGATLPQLMDHVPLGSGYRPDVPRVEERMPLRDILRLVSEGAGTTLPVVDAQGELTGVLSFGALREVLLEDSLDSVIVAADLANPHAPVLTPASSLGDAFRELESARLDALPVVDPAHPKRVLGMLSRGDLIAAYNHAVSTLGTLPLDAWIGSNESHWAGGYRVARIDVPASWVGRSLRDIDCRGRYGVTVLAVRTPVGHELPDPARPLEAGDELTVAGTAENVRAVRAVG